One Rosa chinensis cultivar Old Blush chromosome 5, RchiOBHm-V2, whole genome shotgun sequence genomic region harbors:
- the LOC112168316 gene encoding chaperonin-like RbcX protein 2, chloroplastic: MVGALSVMGSSVVDSHTCPCLCLDALPTTAMNLKSGGEQRNSMAKKHLVKPGGSLELSSSFIDSGHDRWLSMKALPGMRRKRKNRNFVIVNELAGQYEDSFEDVKTQLLNYFTYKAVRTVMNQLYEMNPTQYRWLYDFVVSNKPGDGKRFLRSLGKERHELAERVMVTRLHLYGKWVKKCNHAEIYQEISNENLELMRERLFETVIWPSDDSNTEKIG; this comes from the exons ATGGTGGGGGCTTTATCTGTGATGGGTTCATCCGTGGTGGACTCACACACATGTCCGTGCTTGTGCTTGGATGCTCTGCCTACAACTGCCATGAATCTCAAGAGTGGAGGAGAACAGAGGAACTCAATGGCCAAGAAGCATTTAGTGAAACCAGGAGGGTCTTTGGAGTTGAGCAGTTCATTCATTGATTCAGGCCATGACAGGTGGCTCTCCATGAAAGCTCTTCCGGGTATGAGGAGGAAACGAAAGAATCGAAACTTCGTGATTGTTAATGAGCTTGCAGGCCAATATGAGGACAGCTTTGAGGATGTTAAGACG CAATTACTCAACTATTTTACATAcaaggctgtgaggactgtcaTGAACCAGCTTTATGAGATGAACCCAACACAATATAGGTGGTTGTATGA CTTTGTTGTATCAAACAAGCCTGGAGATGGTAAGCGGTTCCTCCGCTCACTTGGGAAG GAGAGGCATGAACTTGCTGAGAGAGTAATGGTCACGCGGCTTCACCTCTATGGTAAATGGGTAAAG AAATGTAACCATGCTGAAATATATCAAGAAATCTCTAATGAGAACTTGGAGTTGATGCGTGAACGGCTTTTTGAGACTGTGATATGGCCCTCAGATGACTCAAACACAGAGAAGATTGGCTAA